A stretch of the Arvicola amphibius chromosome 8, mArvAmp1.2, whole genome shotgun sequence genome encodes the following:
- the Lats1 gene encoding serine/threonine-protein kinase LATS1 — MKRGEKPEGYRQMRPKTFPASNYPGSSRQMLQEIRESLRNLSKPSDVAKAEHNLSKMSIEDPRQVRNPPKFGTHHKALQEIRNSLLPFANETSSSRSPSEVNPQMFQDLQAAGFDEDMVIQALQKTNNRSIEAAVEFISKMSYQDPRREQMAAAAARPVNASMKPGNVQQSINRKQSWKGSKESLVPQRHGPPLGENVVYRSESPNPQADVGRPLSGSGIAAFAQAHPSSGQRVNPPPPPQVRSVTPPPPPRGQTPPPRGTTPPPSSWEPNSQTKRYSGSMEYVISRISPVPPGAWQESYPPPPLNPSPMSPPNQGQRGINSVPVGRQPIIMQSTNKFNFPPGRPGVQNGSGQTDFIMHQNVPAGAVNRQPPPPYPLAPTNGQSPSTLQTGGSAAPPSYANGNIPQSMMVPNRNSHNMELYNINIPGLQTTWPQSSSAPVQSSPNSGHEIPTWQPNIPVRSNSFNNPLGSRPSHSANSQPSATTVTAITPAPIQQPVKSMRVLKPELQTALAPTHPSWMPQPIQTVQPTPFPESTAPNVPVIPPVAEAPSYQGPPPPYPKHLLHQNPSVPPYESINKPCKDDQSSSPKEEDSEKSLENVDSGDKEKKQITTSPITVRKNKKDEERRESRIQSYSPQAFKFFMEQHVENVLKSHQQRLHRKKQLENEMMRVGLSQDAQDQMRKMLCQKESNYIRLKRAKMDKSMFVKIKTLGIGAFGEVCLARKVDTKALYATKTLRKKDVLLRNQVAHVKAERDILAEADNEWVVRLYYSFQDKDNLYFVMDYIPGGDMMSLLIRMGIFPENLARFYIAELTCAVESVHKMGFIHRDIKPDNILIDRDGHIKLTDFGLCTGFRWTHDSKYYQSGDHPRQDSMDFSNEWGDPSNCRCGDRLKPLERRAARQHQRCLAHSLVGTPNYIAPEVLLRTGYTQLCDWWSVGVILFEMLVGQPPFLAQTPLETQMKVINWQTSLHIPPQAKLSPEASDLIIKLCRGPEDRLGKNGADEIKAHPFFKTIDFSSDLRQQSASYIPKITHPTDTSNFDPVDPDKLWSDDNEEENINDTLNGWYKNGKHPEHAFYEFTFRRFFDDNGYPYNYPKPIEYEYINSQGSEQQSDDDDQDIGSDVKNRDLVYV, encoded by the exons ATGAAGAGGGGTGAAAAACCAGAAGGGTACAGACAGATGAGGCCTAAGACCTTTCCTGCCAGCAACTACCCTGGCAGCAGCCGACAAATGCTGCAGGAGATTCGAGAATCGCTTAGGAATTTATCTAAACCATCTGATGTTGCAAAGGCCGAGCATAATCTGAGCAAGATGTCGATTGAAGATCCCAGGCAAGTGAGAAATCCACCCAAATTTGGCACACACCATAAAGCCTTGCAAGAAATTAGAAACTCTCTATTACCATTTGCAAATGAAACGAGTTCTTCCCGGAGCCCTTCAGAAGTCAATCCACAGATGTTTCAGGATTTGCAGGCTGCTGGCTTTGATGAG GACATGGTTATTCAAGCTCTTCAGAAAACTAATAACAGAAGCATAGAAGCAGCTGTTGAATTTATTAGCAAAATGAGTTACCAAGATCCTCGTCGAGAGCAGATGGCTGCAGCGGCTGCCAGACCTGTTAATGCCAGTATGAAACCAG GAAATGTGCAACAATCAATTAACCGAAAACAAAGCTGGAAAGGTTCTAAAGAGTCTTTAGTTCCTCAGAGACATGGCCCACCTCTAGGAGAAAATGTGGTCTATCGTTCTGAAAGCCCCAACCCACAGGCAGATGTAGGAAGACCCCTATCTGGATCTGGTATTGCAGCATTTGCTCAAGCTCACCCAAGCAGTGGACAGAGAGTgaatcccccaccaccacctcaagTTAGGAGTGTtactcctccaccacctccaagAGGCCAGACTCCCCCTCCACGAGGCACAACTCCACCTCCCTCTTCGTGGGAACCAAACTCTCAGACAAAGCGCTATTCTGGAAGCATGGAATACGTAATCTCCCGAATCTCTCCTGTTCCACCTGGGGCATGGCAGGAGAGCTACCCTCCACCACCTCTTAACCCTTCTCCCATGAGTCCTCCTAACCAGGGACAGAGAGGCATTAATTCTGTTCCAGTTGGCAGACAACCAATCATCATGCAAAGTACTAACAAATTTAACTTTCCACCAGGGAGACCTGGAGTTCAGAACGGCAGTGGTCAGACTGATTTTATCATGCACCAAAATGTCCCTGCTGGTGCTGTGAATCGGCAGCCACCACCTCCATATCCTCTGGCCCCAACTAATGGACAAAGCCCTTCTACTTTACAAACAGGGGGATCTGCTGCTCCTCCATCATACGCAAATGGAAATATTCCTCAATCGATGATGGTGCCAAACAGGAACAGTCATAATATGGAGCTTTATAATATTAACATACCTGGACTGCAGACAACTTGGCCCCAGTCATCCTCTGCTCCTGTCCAATCATCTCCAAACAGTGGGCATGAAATTCCTACATGGCAACCTAACATACCAGTGAGGTCAAATTCTTTTAATAACCCGTTAGGAAGTAGACCAAGTCACTCTGCTAATTCTCAGCCTTCAGCCACTACAGTCACTGCGATCACACCAGCTCCTATTCAACAGCCTGTGAAAAGCATGCGTGTCTTAAAACCAGAGCTGCAGACTGCTTTAGCCCCTACCCATCCTTCTTGGATGCCACAACCAATTCAGACTGTTCAGCCTACCCCTTTTCCTGAGAGTACAGCTCCAAATGTGCCTGTCATTCCACCTGTTGCTGAAGCTCCAAGTTATCAAGGTCCACCACCACCTTACCCAAAACATCTGCTACACCAAAACCCATCTGTTCCTCCATATGAATCAATAAATAAACCGTGCAAAGACGATCAGTCTAGCTCACCCAAGGAAGAAGATAGTGAGAAAAGTTTGGAAAATGTTGATAGTggggataaagaaaagaaacagattacAACTTCACCTATCACTGttaggaaaaacaagaaagatgaaGAACGAAGAGAATCTCGTATTCAGAGCTACTCACCTCAGGCCTTCAAATTTTTTATGGAGCAGCATGTAGAAAATGTCTTGAAGTCTCATCAGCAACGTCTGCATCGGAAAAAACAGTTAGAAAATGAAATGATGCGG GTTGGATTATCTCAAGATGCCCAGGATCAAATGAGAAAGATGCTTTGCCAGAAAGAGTCTAACTATATTCGTCTTAAAAGGGCTAAAATGGACAAGTCTATGTTTGTGAAGATAAAGACACTAGGAATAGGAGCCTTTGGTGAAGTCTGTCTAGCAAGGAAAGTTGACACAAAGGCTCTGTATGCCACAAAAACGCTGCGAAAGAAAGATGTTCTGCTCCGAAACCAAGTTGCTCATGTTAAAGCCGAGAGGGATATTCTAGCTGAAGCCGACAATGAATGGGTAGTTCGCTTGTATTACTCATTCCAGGATAAGGACAACTTGTACTTTGTGATGGACTACATTCCTGGGGGTGATATGATGAGCCTATTAATTAGAATGGGCATCTTTCCAGAAAATCTGGCACGATTCTACATAGCAGAACTTACCTGTGCAGTTGAAAGCGTTCATAAAATGGGTTTTATTCATAGAGATATTAAACCTGATAACATTTTGATTGACCGAGATGGCCATATTAAATTGACTGACTTTGGTCTGTGCACTGGCTTCAGATGGACTCATGATTCCAAATACTACCAGAGTG gggaTCATCCACGGCAAGATAGCATGGATTTCAGTAATGAATGGGGAGATCCTTCCAACTGTCGGTGTGGAGACAGACTGAAGCCACTAGAACGGAGAGCTGCACGCCAACACCAGCGATGTCTAGCACATTCTTTGGTTGGGACTCCCAATTATATTGCACCTGAAGTACTACTACGAACAG GATATACACAGTTATGTGATTGGTGGAGTGTTGGTGTTATTCTTTTTGAAATGTTGGTGGGACAACCTCCTTTCTTGGCACAAACACCATTAGAAACACAAATGAAG GTTATCAACTGGCAAACTTCTCTTCACATTCCCCCTCAAGCTAAGCTGAGTCCTGAAGCCTCTGACCTCATCATCAAACTCTGCCGAGGCCCAGAAGATCGCCTAGGCAAAAATGGTGCTGATGAAATAAAGGctcatccattttttaaaaccattgatTTCTCTAGTGATCTGAGACAGCAGTCTGCTTCATACATCCCCAAAATCACGCACCCAACAGATACGTCCAATTTTGACCCTGTTGATCCTGACAAGTTGTGGAGTGATGATAATGAGGAAGAAAATATCAACGACACTCTGAATGGCTGGTATAAAAACGGGAAGCACCCTGAACATGCTTTCTATGAGTTTACCTTTCGGAGGTTTTTTGATGACAATGGCTACCCATATAATTATCCAAAGCCTATTGAGTATGAATACATTAATTCACAAGGCTCAGAGCAACAGTCTGATGATGATGACCAGGACATAGGCTCTGATGTAAAAAACCGTGATCTAGTGTACGTTTAA